One part of the Dyadobacter sp. 676 genome encodes these proteins:
- a CDS encoding LytTR family DNA-binding domain-containing protein produces MTLECIAVDDEPLALGLVCAFIEKTPFLNLAGRYSNAVEALQVINTRPVDVIFLDIQMPDLTGIELARVLEKAGNKAPRIIFTTAFNQYALDGFRVDAIDYLLKPFNYEEFLRAASKAQAYVELVQKASSVGSTEPKDEYLFLKVEYQLVRIAYDDILYTEGLKDYVKVHLKSDPKPVLSLTSLKALEEKLPASKFMRVHRSFIVNLDKISAVTRNTIQIGAISIPVSDQYKDAFNQFLSKWM; encoded by the coding sequence ATAACATTGGAATGCATTGCCGTAGACGACGAGCCGCTCGCCCTCGGGCTGGTGTGCGCATTTATTGAAAAAACACCTTTTCTGAACCTTGCAGGACGGTATTCCAATGCCGTGGAGGCGTTGCAGGTGATCAATACCAGGCCCGTCGACGTTATTTTTCTGGATATTCAAATGCCGGACCTGACGGGTATCGAACTCGCAAGAGTGCTTGAAAAAGCGGGAAACAAAGCGCCAAGGATCATTTTTACAACCGCATTTAACCAATACGCGCTCGATGGCTTTCGCGTGGACGCTATTGACTATCTCCTGAAACCCTTTAACTATGAAGAGTTCCTCCGTGCCGCGTCGAAGGCGCAGGCTTATGTAGAGCTGGTGCAAAAGGCCTCGTCGGTCGGTTCTACGGAACCAAAAGATGAGTACCTGTTCCTGAAAGTGGAATACCAGCTGGTACGCATCGCCTACGACGACATTTTGTACACGGAGGGACTCAAAGATTACGTGAAGGTCCATCTCAAATCGGATCCGAAGCCTGTTCTCTCGCTCACGAGCCTGAAAGCACTGGAGGAGAAATTACCAGCCTCGAAATTCATGCGGGTACACCGTTCGTTCATTGTTAATCTCGACAAGATCAGTGCCGTAACGCGCAATACGATCCAAATAGGTGCAATTTCGATCCCTGTAAGCGATCAATACAAAGACGCGTTCAATCAGTTCCTGAGCAAGTG
- a CDS encoding histidine kinase, with the protein MDTRAARKYPPLFLHLLGWSFLALFLMWQPLSWQIQFPVSFWIKQAVLFSLLIIIFYLNYYYWFPRFLARNRYSRFILFNIVSVVMLAVITEQVKIAINHGEQMDRAFKLAREANGDKKRHDRLDYFALLTALMIIGLSTSVAAVRTAQLDKQYRQNLEKEKINSELSFLKAQINPHFFFNTLNNIYALTVIDVEAAREALHKLSRMMRYVLYETQHGTVMLSQEIAFAQDYIQLMQLRLTDKVTVHLDPPNPLHDVSIAPMLFLPFIENAFKHGVSAVQPSRIDIQIRQEGHKIFVEVKNTLFTDKRAILDESNGIGLANTQRRLDLLYPGKYQLEVTENKEEREFEVHLELETA; encoded by the coding sequence ATGGATACGCGTGCTGCACGGAAATATCCTCCGTTATTCCTCCATTTGTTGGGATGGAGTTTTCTGGCCCTGTTCTTAATGTGGCAACCGCTGAGCTGGCAAATCCAGTTTCCCGTGAGTTTCTGGATCAAACAGGCGGTGCTGTTTTCGTTGCTCATTATCATATTTTACCTCAATTATTATTACTGGTTCCCCCGTTTCCTTGCCAGGAACAGATATTCGCGATTTATTCTTTTCAACATCGTGTCGGTGGTAATGCTGGCGGTGATCACCGAGCAGGTGAAAATCGCGATCAACCATGGCGAGCAGATGGACCGGGCTTTCAAACTCGCCCGTGAAGCAAATGGCGACAAGAAGCGCCACGACAGGCTGGATTACTTCGCGTTATTAACCGCCCTGATGATCATCGGGTTGAGTACCAGTGTGGCAGCCGTGCGCACTGCACAACTCGATAAACAATACCGCCAGAACCTCGAAAAGGAGAAAATCAACTCCGAACTGTCGTTCCTGAAAGCGCAGATCAACCCGCATTTCTTTTTCAATACCCTAAATAACATTTATGCACTCACTGTGATCGACGTGGAGGCTGCGCGGGAGGCATTGCATAAGCTCTCCCGCATGATGCGTTATGTCCTGTACGAAACGCAGCACGGCACGGTGATGCTGAGCCAGGAAATCGCATTCGCACAGGATTATATTCAGCTTATGCAACTGCGCCTGACCGACAAGGTTACGGTACACCTCGACCCGCCTAACCCGCTCCACGACGTTTCCATTGCCCCAATGCTATTCCTGCCCTTTATCGAAAACGCATTCAAACACGGTGTAAGCGCCGTGCAGCCCAGCCGGATCGACATCCAGATCCGCCAGGAAGGGCACAAGATATTTGTAGAAGTGAAAAATACCCTGTTTACCGACAAGCGCGCCATTCTCGACGAGAGCAACGGCATCGGCCTGGCCAACACCCAGCGTCGCCTCGATCTTCTTTACCCCGGCAAATACCAGCTGGAAGTAACGGAGAACAAGGAGGAAAGGGAGTTTGAAGTGCACCTTGAACTGGAAACGGCATGA
- a CDS encoding TonB-dependent receptor, with protein MKLVLQLTFLAVFSGLTSAFAQFPGGGGGGGGFRGGGGGDFRGGNRQQRQTVIPGTAEDTPKGNGKITGVLVDSTSKKPVEFAALSLVDTKTNNPIDGTTTDEKGEFTLTKVASGNFKILISFIGYKTKTIDNVKIDRRTELNLGTVTLVPDVVQLNEVEVVGMAQMVEEKVDRLVYNAEKDITSRGGDASDVMKKVPMLTVDLDGNVSLRGSSNVRVLINNKPSTIIATSVADALKQIPADMIKSVEVITSPSARYDAEGSAGIINIITKKSTIQGGTLNLDTGIGNRGSNLGLRGNYRVGKMGFSLGGFGRFNYNMPGKSENLQVGKLSDFSVQQKSDSKNKMAFGSYNFGWDWEIDSKTSLSAGVRYGMRNNKADQELYTFNTVNDTTRTSFRDVSSKDLSGTWDVNVDYMKTLAKPGQELSISTQYSRNNRTNDYDADVYALSNSQLKELLGALGNNNSSHNQESTVQVDYQTPIRDNQMLEIGGKGIFRQVVSNFDYYSEIGQAQPASNLNYDQNVAAGYLSYTFTTKSRFTVKAGTRYEYTSIDATQGESGDLKLPAYGNLVPSINLSQTFGKGQTIKLAYNRRLQRPGIQFLNPNLNAANPQNVTVGNPNLKPELTDQIELGTSFFKNTMYINVSTFARFTNSSIESIRTTSADGVITTTYGNIGSKKNYGANIFGNVTFFKRWQLGGGFDFYYADLSNNSPDPALKNSNSGFVLSGRFRTSLNIKDGWGLQAGGFMRGRDVQLQGTQAGFRMYDFGIRKDFKNKRGSIGFGMENFLAPSFKMKTSLESKTFTQNNTNYLYNRGFRVNFSYRFGKMTFVEQKPRRRKSVNNDDQKSDGGGMDAGGGAQVPAVTPAITPAAGGRDNGGQGRSQGVRPAAADSTARPARVGGFPGQPGTRPDSTMKRDSTQFRPDSTRIRPDSSTVKPDSTGRPAVPADSTASPAKPVTPADSTRKN; from the coding sequence ATGAAACTTGTTTTACAACTAACATTCCTGGCTGTGTTTTCGGGGCTTACATCGGCTTTCGCCCAGTTTCCGGGCGGAGGAGGCGGTGGGGGCGGTTTTCGCGGCGGTGGTGGCGGAGATTTCCGTGGTGGCAACAGGCAGCAGCGACAGACGGTCATTCCGGGAACGGCAGAAGATACTCCTAAAGGTAACGGAAAAATCACCGGCGTGCTCGTGGATTCGACTTCCAAAAAACCGGTAGAATTTGCAGCATTATCTCTGGTCGATACCAAAACCAATAACCCTATCGACGGTACGACCACCGACGAGAAGGGGGAATTTACCCTGACGAAAGTCGCGTCGGGTAATTTCAAGATCCTGATTTCTTTTATTGGCTATAAAACCAAGACCATCGATAATGTCAAAATCGACCGCAGGACGGAGCTGAACCTGGGGACGGTCACACTCGTACCGGATGTGGTCCAGCTTAATGAAGTCGAGGTGGTAGGCATGGCGCAGATGGTAGAAGAGAAGGTCGACCGGCTCGTTTATAATGCCGAAAAAGACATTACCAGCAGAGGCGGTGACGCTTCGGACGTGATGAAGAAAGTGCCGATGCTGACCGTCGACCTCGATGGCAACGTTTCGCTTCGCGGTAGTTCCAATGTGCGCGTTCTGATTAACAATAAACCTTCGACTATCATTGCAACCAGTGTGGCCGACGCATTGAAGCAGATTCCCGCGGATATGATCAAGTCGGTGGAGGTGATCACCTCGCCGTCGGCGCGTTACGATGCGGAAGGTTCGGCGGGTATTATCAATATCATTACTAAAAAAAGCACTATCCAGGGCGGTACGCTCAATCTCGATACGGGTATCGGTAACCGTGGTTCCAACCTGGGTTTGCGGGGCAACTACCGTGTAGGCAAGATGGGTTTCAGTCTAGGCGGTTTCGGCCGGTTCAACTATAATATGCCGGGTAAATCGGAGAATTTGCAGGTGGGTAAGCTGAGTGATTTCTCGGTTCAGCAGAAAAGCGATTCCAAGAACAAAATGGCATTCGGTTCGTACAACTTCGGCTGGGACTGGGAAATCGACTCTAAAACGTCATTGTCGGCCGGCGTACGCTACGGAATGCGTAACAACAAAGCCGACCAGGAACTTTACACGTTTAATACCGTAAACGATACCACCCGGACCAGTTTCCGCGACGTGAGCAGCAAAGACCTTTCAGGTACGTGGGACGTGAATGTGGATTATATGAAGACGTTGGCTAAACCGGGCCAGGAACTGAGTATTTCGACGCAATACAGCCGGAATAACCGCACGAACGATTACGACGCCGATGTTTATGCTTTGAGCAATTCCCAACTGAAAGAACTACTCGGCGCGCTGGGCAACAACAATAGCAGCCATAACCAGGAGAGCACCGTACAGGTCGACTATCAAACGCCTATCAGGGACAACCAGATGCTGGAAATCGGTGGTAAGGGCATTTTCCGGCAGGTTGTGAGTAATTTTGATTATTACAGCGAGATCGGACAGGCACAACCAGCCAGCAATCTGAATTACGACCAGAATGTGGCGGCGGGATATTTGTCCTATACATTCACCACCAAGAGCCGATTTACCGTAAAAGCCGGCACGCGCTACGAGTATACGAGTATCGATGCCACGCAGGGAGAATCGGGAGATCTCAAATTGCCTGCATATGGCAACCTCGTGCCGAGCATTAACCTCTCGCAGACGTTCGGGAAGGGGCAAACCATTAAACTGGCCTACAACCGCCGTCTGCAGCGCCCGGGAATCCAGTTCCTGAACCCTAACCTGAATGCCGCCAACCCGCAAAACGTAACAGTGGGTAACCCGAACCTGAAACCGGAACTCACGGATCAGATCGAGTTGGGGACGAGTTTCTTCAAAAACACGATGTACATCAACGTGTCCACATTCGCCCGTTTCACCAATAGCTCCATTGAAAGCATCCGTACAACCAGCGCCGACGGGGTGATCACGACTACTTATGGCAACATCGGTTCAAAAAAGAACTATGGTGCCAACATTTTCGGAAACGTGACATTCTTTAAAAGATGGCAATTGGGCGGTGGATTTGACTTCTACTATGCCGATCTTTCCAATAACAGCCCCGATCCCGCATTGAAGAACTCGAATAGCGGCTTTGTTTTGAGCGGCCGTTTCCGCACGAGCCTCAACATCAAAGATGGCTGGGGCTTGCAGGCGGGTGGCTTCATGCGCGGCCGCGATGTGCAGTTGCAAGGTACGCAGGCAGGTTTCCGGATGTACGACTTCGGTATCCGCAAAGACTTCAAGAACAAACGCGGAAGCATTGGTTTTGGAATGGAAAACTTCCTCGCGCCGTCTTTCAAAATGAAGACCAGTCTGGAATCGAAGACATTTACACAAAACAATACCAATTATCTGTATAACCGCGGTTTCCGCGTAAATTTCTCTTATCGCTTCGGTAAGATGACTTTCGTGGAGCAAAAGCCACGCCGAAGAAAGTCGGTAAATAACGACGACCAGAAGAGCGACGGCGGCGGTATGGATGCCGGCGGAGGTGCGCAGGTGCCTGCTGTTACTCCAGCTATTACGCCGGCAGCGGGCGGACGCGACAACGGCGGGCAGGGTCGTTCGCAAGGTGTGCGACCGGCAGCTGCGGATAGTACCGCACGTCCGGCCCGCGTGGGAGGCTTCCCAGGCCAGCCCGGAACACGCCCCGATTCGACCATGAAGCGTGATTCAACGCAATTCAGGCCGGATTCTACCCGCATTCGTCCGGATAGCAGCACGGTGAAGCCCGACAGTACCGGCCGCCCGGCAGTTCCTGCGGATTCCACCGCATCTCCGGCGAAACCGGTTACCCCGGCTGACTCCACCCGAAAAAATTAG
- the hemC gene encoding hydroxymethylbilane synthase produces the protein MHIKIGTRGSKLALWQAYYVEELLQQGGIETEIVIIETKGDKILDRSLSKIGSKGVFTEELEDQLRSGDIDIAVHSAKDLQSQLDDAFEIIAFTEREHANDVLVSHDTSLSLKSGESFTVGTSSTRRVAVLKHYYPHIKTVDMRGNLQTRLRKLEEGHCDALLLAYAGVHRMEYDDKIAEHLLLDEFTPAVGQGSVAIECAVSLPSEKKNKLRELLNHEPTEICLLAERAFLKRLQGGCSIPVFGMATLHDDEIRMTGGIISLDGTELIRKTGNGAPAFPHELGTALAEELLEAGADRILANIRQQNASL, from the coding sequence ATGCATATCAAAATAGGGACCCGCGGAAGCAAGCTGGCGCTTTGGCAAGCGTATTACGTCGAAGAGCTTTTGCAGCAAGGCGGGATTGAAACGGAAATCGTCATTATCGAAACAAAGGGCGACAAAATCCTCGACCGCTCGCTGTCCAAGATCGGAAGCAAGGGGGTGTTCACCGAAGAGCTGGAAGACCAGCTCCGGAGCGGCGATATCGATATTGCCGTCCATAGCGCCAAAGACCTGCAATCCCAGCTCGACGACGCATTTGAAATCATCGCGTTCACCGAGCGCGAACATGCCAACGATGTGCTCGTAAGCCACGATACCAGCTTATCGCTGAAGAGCGGCGAGTCATTTACCGTAGGAACGTCGTCCACGCGCCGGGTAGCGGTTTTGAAGCACTATTATCCGCATATCAAAACCGTGGACATGCGAGGCAACCTCCAGACGCGCCTGCGTAAACTCGAAGAAGGCCATTGCGATGCGCTCCTGCTTGCATATGCGGGCGTGCACCGCATGGAGTACGACGATAAAATTGCGGAACATTTGCTACTCGACGAATTCACTCCGGCTGTGGGGCAAGGCAGTGTGGCCATCGAATGCGCGGTTTCCCTTCCTTCCGAAAAGAAAAACAAACTCAGGGAATTGCTCAACCACGAACCAACCGAGATTTGCCTGCTGGCCGAAAGGGCATTCCTGAAACGCCTTCAGGGTGGTTGCAGTATTCCGGTTTTCGGTATGGCGACGCTGCACGACGACGAAATCCGCATGACCGGCGGCATTATCAGTCTCGACGGCACCGAACTGATCCGAAAAACGGGAAACGGCGCGCCGGCATTTCCTCATGAACTGGGAACAGCATTGGCGGAAGAACTGCTGGAAGCGGGAGCCGATCGCATTCTGGCTAACATCAGGCAACAGAACGCTTCGCTATAA
- a CDS encoding type II toxin-antitoxin system HigB family toxin, with amino-acid sequence MLSRKRVVFNIHGNLYRLIVGIEYRSKSRRCFLFSVTGRAKSEILSGKRKLSLSTIRRLNEKLHIPAVILIQAY; translated from the coding sequence GTGCTCAGCCGGAAACGGGTGGTGTTCAACATCCACGGGAACCTTTACCGGCTGATTGTGGGTATTGAATATAGATCAAAAAGCCGGAGGTGCTTTCTATTCTCGGTTACCGGTCGCGCTAAGTCTGAAATTCTTTCAGGCAAACGAAAATTGAGTTTAAGTACGATCCGCAGGCTGAATGAGAAACTTCATATTCCGGCGGTGATTTTAATACAGGCCTATTAA